Below is a genomic region from Betta splendens chromosome 8, fBetSpl5.4, whole genome shotgun sequence.
GCATggtggcctcctcctcttcctcctcttcatcactggACTCCGCGGAGTCCTCGTCCTCCGAGCTGTTGGTTCCGGTGCTGTCTCCCCTCAGGCGAGGGTTGCTGTCCTCCTTCCTGATGTGGCACAGGCTGCACACCCTCACACGCTTGGTGGGGTGAATGTGCTCGATCAGTTCTCGCGGCCTGGAGCAGTTGTTACACACCAAGAATCCGCATCTCCTGCAGTGGTGGCGGCGCCGGCTCACGCTGAACTTCTTGAGGCAGCGCATGCATTTGTAGGAGGTCTGGTCTGGAATCCAGGACACTGCGAAGTTGGCGCCAGCTTGGAGGCCGCCGCTCTGCAGCAGGTCGGCTTTGCACTGCTCGATGTGCTGCATCCAGGcccgcttctcctccagcgACTCGGCCGACACGAAGAAGGACTTGCGTGGGGTTCGGATCAGCCACTGGTTCTTGAGTTCGTCGCTGTCCTCCACGTCCCCCAGCAGGACGTCCTCTGGAAGGCAGAGAGGTTCGAAGACGTAAGATGCGGTGCTCGTTtgatgtgtgtggctgcaggtttAACAGGTTCTCACCAGCTTCTACCTGCTCTTAAACTCAATTGCTCACCTAGAGGGATGATGTTCTGCTTCTTGTACCAGCGGCCCCTCAGGACTTTGGTGCCGTACATCAGCATGTcgttgaagaggaagaaggttCTGGGCTCCGGCCTGCGACGGCCCTGCTTTAACAAACAGCCCTCTCCCATCAGGAACCGGCCCGGTCGGGTCAGAGGCCTGCCGGACGGCCTGAAGGAGTTCTCCACGGCCTGGATCCGCTCCCGGTTCTCCCGCTCGAAGGTTAGCTGGTCATACATGACGTCTGAGGCATGAGCTCGGCACACGGCTTTTATAtcctgaggaggaggcagcggtgcTAAAGTTAGACTCCAGACAAACCCGTTGtgcaggaaacagaggagggaggaaccGTGTGGAAAGAAGCTTCAACCTCGAGATTTAGGTTAAAGGTTCAGAAGCAAACAGCTCATTATATGTCATATTTTTATTAAGATATGAACATTACATTTTACTGTGTGTCATGACCTCGACTCAAGGGAAGCAAAAGCCAAATCAGAGTTTTcatcaaaatgtaaacaaagaaTGAAAGAACGTCAGGCGGTGACAAGAAGCAGCTGAAACTTGGCAACAGAATCTGTTTCCAGGTGGGTGTCACGAAAGAAACAAgtccagaaacacacacacacacacacacacacacacacacacacacacacacacacacacacacacacacacacacacacacacacacacacacacacactgtgtctggTCTTCGTCTGCATTTATGTCTCGTTTTATTAGATCAACCTTCATTTTATCTGTTATCAAAACTATAAAGAGTTTGTCCAGTTAAAGCAAATAGAATGAAAGGCGTCTGGATGAAGATGCCTTACGTAAGCTCTTCATGCTGTTACTAGTAAATATTGTTCAAGTCAAAGACACAGAACCTGACCCAGACGGACCCAGGAGGACCCAGACGGAGCCACAAGGCCCACAGCTCTCACCCAGTTCTGACTACATGGCGCTGCTTTGACTGGCTGCTCCAGTTAGTTTTTTTAGCCtgaatgtttaa
It encodes:
- the LOC114860278 gene encoding pleckstrin homology domain-containing family F member 2-like, with the protein product MYDQLTFERENRERIQAVENSFRPSGRPLTRPGRFLMGEGCLLKQGRRRPEPRTFFLFNDMLMYGTKVLRGRWYKKQNIIPLEDVLLGDVEDSDELKNQWLIRTPRKSFFVSAESLEEKRAWMQHIEQCKADLLQSGGLQAGANFAVSWIPDQTSYKCMRCLKKFSVSRRRHHCRRCGFLVCNNCSRPRELIEHIHPTKRVRVCSLCHIRKEDSNPRLRGDSTGTNSSEDEDSAESSDEEEEEEEATMQDHVPSSWLDFRMGTWGHRTSFQPGDLNLRPVSSPT